The following coding sequences are from one Solea solea chromosome 4, fSolSol10.1, whole genome shotgun sequence window:
- the ckma gene encoding creatine kinase, muscle a — translation MPFGNTHNNFKLNYKVEEEFPDLRKHNNHMAKVLTKEIYGKLRDKQTPSGYTVDDVIQTGIDNPGHPFIMTVGCVAGDEESYEVFKDLLDPIISDRHGGYKSTDKHKTDLNFENLKGGDDLDPNYVLSSRVRTGRSIKGFTLPPHNSRGERRAIEKLSIEALNSLDGEFKGKYYPLKSMTDAEQDQLINDHFLFDKPVSPLLTCAGMARDWPDARGIWHNENKTFLVWVNEEDHLRVISMQLGGNMREVFRRFCVGLKRIEEIFKQHGRGFMWSEHLGYILTCPSNLGTGLRGGVHVKLPKLSTHAKFEEILTRLRLQKRGTGGVDTASVGGVFDISNADRLGSSEVEQVQLVVDGVKLMVEMEKKLEKGEAIDSMIPAQK, via the exons ATGCCTTTCGGAAACACCCACAACAACTTCAAACTCAACTACAAGGTTGAGGAGGAGTTTCCCGACCTGAGGAAGCACAACAACCATATGGCCAAGGTCCTGACCAAGGAGATCTATGGCAAGTTGAGAGACAAGCAGACACCTAGCGGCTATACCGTGGATGACGTCATCCAGACTGGTATTGACAACCCTG GTCACCCCTTCATCATGACTGTTGGCTGCGTCGCTGGTGATGAGGAGTCTTATGAGGTCTTCAAGGATCTGCTGGACCCCATCATCTCCGACCGTCATGGTGGATACAAGTCAACCGACAAGCACAAGACCGACCTGAACTTCGAGAACCTGAAG GGTGGTGATGACCTGGACCCCAACTACGTTCTGTCCAGCCGCGTCCGTACTGGCCGCAGCATCAAGGGATTCACTCTGCCTCCCCACAACAGCCGTGGCGAGCGCAGAGCCATTGAGAAGCTGTCCATTGAGG CTCTTAACAGCCTGGATGGCGAGTTCAAGGGCAAGTACTACCCCCTGAAGTCTATGACTGATGCCGAGCAGGACCAGCTGATCAatgatcacttcctgtttgacaaaCCCGTCTCCCCCCTGCTGACCTGCGCCGGAATGGCACGTGACTGGCCCGATGCCAGAGGCATCTG GCACAACGAGAACAAGACCTTCCTGGTCTGGGTGAATGAGGAGGATCACCTGCGTGTCATCTCCATGCAGCTGGGCGgcaacatgagggaggtcttCAGACGTTTCTGCGTTGGCCTGAAGAGG ATTGAGGAAATCTTCAAGCAACATGGCCGCGGCTTCATGTGGAGCGAGCATCTCGGCTACATCCTGACCTGCCCCTCCAACCTGGGAACTGGTCTGCGTGGTGGCGTCCACGTCAAGCTGCCCAAGCTGAGCACACACGCCAAGTTTGAGGAGATCCTCACCAGGCTGCGTCTGCAGAAGCGTGGCACAG GTGGTGTGGACACTGCCTCCGTGGGCGGAGTGTTTGACATCTCCAACGCTGACCGTCTGGGCTCCTCCGAAGTGGAGCAGGTCCAGCTGGTGGTTGACGGTGTCAAGCTCATGGTTGAGATGgagaagaagctggagaagGGAGAGGCCATTGACAGCATGATCCCTGCCCAGAAGTAA